From Hyla sarda isolate aHylSar1 unplaced genomic scaffold, aHylSar1.hap1 scaffold_552, whole genome shotgun sequence, the proteins below share one genomic window:
- the LOC130339774 gene encoding histone H1B-like: MAETAPAAAPPADPAAKSKKQPKKSAAGGAKKSHKSSGPSVSELLVKAVSASKERSGVSLAALKKALAAGGYDVDKNNSRLKLAIKGLVTKGTLLQVKGSGASGSFKINKNQLETKDKAAKKKPAAAAKKPAAAKKATKSPKKPKKAPSAAKSPKKAKKPAAAKSPKKAKKPAAAKSPKKPKAAPKKVTKSPAKKAAKPKAAKSPAKKVTKAKKSAAKK; this comes from the coding sequence ATGGCAGAAACCGCACCAGCCGCTGCTCCTCCCGCCGATCCGGCCGCGAAGTCCAAGAAGCAGCCGAAGAAATCAGCCGCAGGGGGCGCTAAGAAAAGCCACAAATCCTCCGGTCCCAGCGTGTCCGAGCTGCTCGTTAAAGCCGTGTCCGCCTCTAAGGAGCGCAGTGGGGTGTCTCTGGCCGCCCTGAAGAAGGCTCTGGCTGCCGGAGGATACGATGTAGACAAGAACAACAGCCGCCTGAAGCTGGCCATCAAGGGGCTGGTGACCAAGGGAACCCTGCTCCAGGTGAAAGGCAGCGGCGCCTCCGGATCCTTCAAGATCAACAAGAACCAGCTGGAGACTAAGGACAAGGCGGCCAAGAAGAAGCCGGCGGCTGCGGCCAAGAAACCTGCAGCAGCTAAGAAAGCGACCAAATCCCCTAAGAAGCCAAAGAAGGCTCCGAGCGCGGCCAAGAGCCCGAAGAAAGCCAAGAAGCCTGCAGCGGCCAAGAGCCCGAAGAAAGCCAAGAAGCCTGCAGCGGCCAAGAGCCCCAAGAAGCCGAAGGCTGCTCCCAAGAAGGTGACCAAGAGCCCGGCTAAGAAGGCGGCCAAACCCAAAGCTGCCAAGAGCCCGGCTAAGAAGGTGACTAAAGCCAAGAAGAGCGCGGCTAAGAAATAA
- the LOC130339795 gene encoding histone H3, which produces MARTKQTARKSTGGKAPRKQLATKAARKSAPATGGVKKPHRYRPGTVALREIRRYQKSTELLIRKLPFQRLVREIAQDFKTDLRFQSSAVMALQEASEAYLVGLFEDTNLCAIHAKRVTIMPKDIQLARRIRGERA; this is translated from the coding sequence ATGGCAAGGACCAAGCAGACCGCGCGTAAATCCACCGGAGGGAAAGCTCCCCGCAAGCAGCTGGCTACTAAGGCCGCCAGGAAGAGCGCTCCCGCCACTGGTGGGGTGAAGAAGCCTCACCGCTACCGTCCAGGTACAGTGGCTCTCCGTGAGATCCGCCGATATCAGAAGTCCACCGAGCTGCTGATCCGGAAGCTCCCCTTCCAGCGCCTGGTAAGAGAGATCGCCCAGGACTTCAAGACTGATCTTCGCTTCCAGAGCTCGGCGGTCATGGCCCTGCAGGAGGCCAGCGAGGCTTACCTGGTGGGACTCTTTGAGGACACCAATCTGTGCGCCATCCACGCCAAGAGGGTCACCATCATGCCCAAAGACATCCAGCTGGCCCGCAGGATCCGTGGGGAGAGAGCTTAG
- the LOC130339794 gene encoding histone H4 has product MSGRGKGGKGLGKGGAKRHRKVLRDNIQGITKPAIRRLARRGGVKRISGLIYEETRGVLKVFLENVIRDAVTYTEHAKRKTVTAMDVVYALKRQGRTLYGFGG; this is encoded by the coding sequence ATGTCTGGACGCGGTAAAGGAGGGAAAGGTCTCGGTAAGGGCGGAGCCAAGCGGCACAGGAAGGTGCTCCGGGATAACATCCAGGGCATCACCAAGCCTGCCATCCGCCGTCTAGCTCGCAGGGGAGGTGTGAAGCGCATCTCCGGCCTCATCTATGAAGAGACTCGCGGTGTCCTGAAAGTCTTCCTGGAGAACGTCATCCGTGACGCCGTCACCTACACCGAGCACGCCAAGAGGAAGACCGTCACCGCTATGGACGTGGTGTACGCCCTCAAGCGCCAGGGCCGCACTCTCTACGGCTTCGGAGGTTAA
- the LOC130339785 gene encoding histone H2A type 1, with product MSGRGKQGGKVRAKAKTRSSRAGLQFPVGRVHRLLRKGNYAERVGAGAPVYLAAVLEYLTAEILELAGNAARDNKKTRIIPRHLQLAVRNDEELNKLLGGVTIAQGGVLPNIQAVLLPKKTESSKAAKSK from the coding sequence ATGTCTGGACGCGGCAAACAAGGAGGGAAGGTTCGGGCCAAGGCAAAGACCCGCTCATCCCGGGCAGGACTCCAGTTCCCCGTCGGTCGTGTGCACAGGCTCCTCCGCAAAGGGAACTACGCCGAGAGGGTGGGCGCCGGTGCTCCGGTCTACCTGGCCGCTGTGCTGGAGTATTTAACCGCTGAGATCCTGGAATTGGCCGGTAATGCCGCCCGGGACAACAAGAAGACCCGCAtcatcccccgtcacctgcagctggccgtgcgcaatgacgaggagcTGAACAAGCTGCTGGGTGGGGTGACCATCGCCCAGGGAGGCGTCCTGCCCAACATCCAGGCCGTGCTGCTGCCCAAGAAGACCGAGAGCAGCAAAGCGGCCAAGAGCAAGTGA
- the LOC130339792 gene encoding histone H2B 1.1, giving the protein MPDPAKSAPAPKKGSKKAVTKTQKKDGKKRRKTRKESYAIYVYKVLKQVHPDTGISSKAMGIMNSFVNDIFERIAGEASRLAHYNKRSTITSREIQTAVRLLLPGELAKHAVSEGTKAVTKYTSAK; this is encoded by the coding sequence ATGCCTGATCCCGCCAAGTCTGCACCAGCCCCCAAGAAGGGCTccaagaaagccgtgaccaagactcagaagaaggacggcaagaagaggaggaagaccaggaaggaaagctatgccatctacgtgtacaaggtgctcaagcaggtccaccctgacaccggcatctcctccaaggccatgggcatcatgaactcctttgtcaacgatatcttcgAGCGCATCGCAGGAGAAGCCTCCCGCCTGGCTCACTACAACAAGCGCTCCACCATCACCTCCCGGGAGATCCAGACCGCCGTGCGCCTGCTGCTGCCTGGAGAGCTGGCCAAGCACGCCGTGTCCGAGGGCACCAAGGCCGTCACCAAGTACACCAGCGCCAAGTAA
- the LOC130339782 gene encoding histone H2A type 1: MSGRGKQGGKVRAKAKTRSSRAGLQFPVGRVHRLLRKGNYAERVGAGAPVYLAAVLEYLTAEILELAGNAARDNKKTRIIPRHLQLAVRNDEELNKLLGGVTIAQGGVLPNIQAVLLPKKTESSKAAKSK, from the coding sequence ATGTCTGGACGCGGCAAACAAGGAGGGAAGGTTCGGGCTAAGGCCAAGACCCGCTCATCCCGGGCAGGACTCCAGTTCCCCGTCGGTCGTGTGCACAGACTTCTCCGCAAAGGGAACTATGCCGAGAGGGTGGGCGCCGGTGCTCCGGTCTACCTGGCCGCTGTGCTGGAGTATTTAACCGCTGAGATCCTGGAATTGGCCGGTAATGCCGCCCGGGACAACAAGAAGACCCGCATCATCCCCCGTCATCTGCAGCTGgccgtgcgcaatgacgaggagcTGAACAAGCTGCTGGGTGGGGTGACCATCGCCCAGGGAGGCGTCCTGCCCAACATCCAGGCCGTGCTGCTGCCCAAGAAGACCGAGAGCAGCAAAGCGGCCAAGAGCAAGTGA
- the LOC130339779 gene encoding histone H1B-like: MAETAPAAAPPAEPAAKSKKQPKKSAAKKSHKPSGPSVSELLVKAVSASKERSGVSLAALKKALAAGGYDVDKNNSRLKLAIKGLVTKGTLLQVKGSGASGSFKINKNQLETKDKAAKKKPAAAAKKPAAAKKATKSPKKPKKAPSAAKSPKKAKKPAASKSPKKAKKPAAAKSPKKPKAAPKKVTKSPAKKAAKPKAAKSPAKKVTKAKKSATKK; this comes from the coding sequence ATGGCAGAAACCGCACCAGCCGCTGCTCCTCCCGCCGAACCGGCCGCAAAATCCAAGAAGCAGCCGAAGAAATCAGCCGCCAAGAAAAGCCACAAACCCTCCGGTCCCAGCGTGTCCGAGCTGCTCGTTAAAGCCGTGTCCGCCTCTAAGGAGCGCAGTGGGGTGTCTCTGGCCGCCCTGAAGAAGGCTCTGGCTGCCGGAGGATACGATGTAGACAAGAACAACAGCCGCCTGAAGCTGGCCATCAAGGGGCTGGTGACCAAGGGAACCCTGCTCCAGGTGAAAGGCAGCGGCGCCTCCGGATCCTTCAAGATCAACAAGAACCAGCTGGAGACTAAGGACAAGGCGGCCAAGAAGAAGCCGGCGGCTGCGGCCAAGAAGCCTGCAGCAGCTAAGAAAGCGACCAAATCCCCTAAGAAGCCAAAGAAGGCTCCGAGCGCGGCCAAGAGCCCGAAGAAAGCCAAGAAGCCTGCAGCGTCCAAGAGCCCGAAGAAAGCCAAGAAGCCTGCAGCGGCCAAGAGCCCCAAGAAGCCGAAGGCTGCTCCCAAGAAGGTGACCAAGAGCCCGGCTAAGAAGGCGGCCAAACCCAAAGCTGCCAAGAGCCCGGCTAAGAAGGTGACTAAAGCCAAGAAGAGCGCGACTAAGAAATAA